CCGTGCTCGGCCCGGCGCCGGTCCACGGCGGACCACACCGCGCGCCGCGCCACGGGGTCCATCGCGGTGGTCGGCTCGTCGAGCACGAGCAGCGGCCGTGCCCCCACGAGGGCCGCCGCGAGACACGCGAGCCGCCGCTGGCCGCCGGACAGTTTGTTCAGGGGCCGTCCGGCGAGGGGCGTGAGCCCCAGCTCGTCGAGTACGGCGTCCCGCTCGGCCCGTGCCTGCCGGGCCTCCAGGCCGCGCAGGCGTCCGGTGGTCTCGGCGGCCAGCGAGACGGTCAGTTCGTCGAGGGCGGTGGAGTCCTGGCCGAGGTAGGCGAGGATCCGCGAGGCCCGGTCCGGGTGGCGCACGATGTCGTGCCCGAGGATCTCGACGCTGCCGCGGTCGGGACGCATCAGCCCGGTGAGCTGCCGTACGAGTGTGGTCTTGCCGGCCCCGTTGGGTCCGAGCAGCCCGAAGATCTCACCGCGCCGGATGTCGAGCCGTACGTCGTCGGTGGCTCGCACCTCGGGTGTCCCCGGCGCCCCGCGCCGCCCGCGCACCGCCGGATAGGTCTTGGTCAGCCCGCGCACCGCACACACGACATCACCACCATGCCGAAGTGCCTGTGTCGCGCGCGTACTCACAAGGAACGAGACTACGGGGTCGGGAGCGCTCCGCCGTTCCCGGGGCGACTCTCCTACCGAATTACGCCGCGGAGCTCACTCACCGGCAGGCGCGTGCTCCGCGGTCGTCCGCACATCGATCTCCCGCCAGAACCCGGCCCGGATCGCGTAACGGTCGTGCTCGTCGATCTGGTCGTCCTTGTGCGCGAGCAGCCCGAACCGCGCCGCGTACCTGAGGAGCTCTCCGTCGATCCGGTGCGGAACGCGCGGGTACATCCCGGACAGATGCTGCAGCTTTCCCTGGTCCCCCAACCGCTCCATCCACCGCCGCGCGAAGACCTGCCCCACCTCGAACGGGTCCCCACCGACCGTGGTGATGTCCTCCTCACGATCGGCCCAGCGCTGCTCGGCGGTGGTCAGCTGTGCGAGCGTCGGCATGGCGGCGACCTCGGGCGGCTCGGCGGCGCCTCCGGGCCGGTCAACCCAACCCTTGTCGGAGGACCACCGCAGGGTCGCGCTGGCGGGATGCTGCGCGACCTGGGCGCCGGGTGCCCGCAGCGCGGCGAGGTCCTTGGGCGTCGGCACGCCCTTCGGCGCCGGGACCCGCTCCTGTGTGCCGTTCTCCGAGGGGGCCGCCGAGGCGTGCTCGCTCTCCTGCGCGGTCCGCTCGGACGCGGGCACGGATTCGGGCAGCGGCGCCGAGAGGATCGCGGCGATCTCGGGCCGCGGCACCGGCGACGGCGCGCAGACCCCGCCGAGTTCCTTCGCGCGGACGGCCTTGGTGATCCACGTGCGGTCCAGCACCCGCCGCTCGTCCGCCTCGGCGACCAGGTCCTCGGACTGGTTGTAGTCCCCGTCGGCGGCCTGCACGGCCCACAGGTGTACGGCGACCCCGTGCTCCTTGGCGGCCATCATGCCCGGCAACAGGTCCCCGTCGCCGGTCACGAGGACGACGTCGGAGCAGGCACGGTTGCGGGCCAGCTCGGTGAGCTCGGCGTGCATGGCGGCGTCCACGCCCTTCTGGGCCCAGCGTCCGTCGCTGCGGGTCAGGGCGCCGAGCCGGACGGTGACCCGGGGCATCACGCGCAGCCTGCGGTGCTCGGGCTGCGGGACGCGGTCGGGGGCGCCGTCGAACCAGTAGATGCGCAGCAGGGGTCGTTCGGTGTCGGACTCGGCCCGGTCACGCAGTCCCTGGACCAGGGCGGCGTGATCGACGGTGATGCGGGAACGGGAGGGCTCCCCGGCAAGGAGACTGGCGGCGGCCCCCAGCAGATACCCGGCGTCCACCAGGACGATGCAGCGGTCCACGCGATCCACCCTCTTTCCGGGAGGTTTGCTTCGGGCTTGCTTCGAGTCTGCCCGACCACGCAAGGGTTAACGGCCCGAACTCGATCTTCGGCGTGGCGTTTCAGGGCATCGCGTGGCGACATTCCCTGTCACACACGGTAATTATCCGAAATGCGCCCACTGTCAGCCTATGTGAATCTGGTCCCGGCCCTGGCCCCTAGATCCCCCTCAGGAGGCAGACCGTCATGGCCAAGAACAAGAAGCAGAACCGTAAGCAGCCGCAGTCCGAGCGTGGCCGCGAGGAGGCCCAGCAGTCCTCGATGGAGGCGCAGACCGAGCAGCGCGCCACCCAGGTGACCCCCGGCGATGTCGCCCGCAAAGGACGGCAGAAGAGCTTCGGGCACAACTGACATCTGCATAAAGGGTTGTTGAGACCCAGGCACACAGAGGGGCGCACCCCGTGCGGGGTGCGCCCCTCTGCATGACCTTGACCTGTGCCGGTGCCATCCCGGTCCCTCAGCCGGCCAGGCAGGACGGTCCGAGCAGCACCTTCAGGTCGCCGAAGAGCGCCGGGTCCGCCTTCACCCGGTGCCGGTCCAGCCGTAGGACCGTGGTCTTGCTGGGGCCCTGGAGCTTGATGCGGACCTCGCTCTCGCCCTTGTGGTGGCTGAGGATCTCCCCGAGCCTGCTGACCATCGGCGGGGTGACCTTCAGCGCCGGGATGGTGACGATGACGGGCGCGTTGGTGCCCGCGTTGGACAGGTCCGGGACCTGGAGCTCCATGGCGACCAGGCGGGGCACGTCCTCGCGCTTGTCGAGGCGGCCCTTGACGAACACGACGGCGTCCTCGACGAGTTGGGTCGACACCAACTGGTAGGTCGCGGGGAAGAACATGCACTCGATGGAACCGGCGAGGTCCTCGACGGTGGCGATCGCCCAGGCGTTGCCCTGCTTGGTCATCTTGCGCTGGAGGCCCGAGATGATGCCGCCGATGGTGACGACCGCGCCGTCGGAGTGCTCGCCGCCGGTGAGCTGGGCGATGCCCGCGTCGGCCTTGTCGGACAGCACGTGCTCCAGGCCGAAGAGGGGGTGGTCGGAGACGTACAGACCGAGCATCTCGCGCTCCTGGGCGAGCAGATAGGTCTTGTCCCACTCGTCCTCGGTGAACTGCACGTCGAGCCCGAAGCCGGGCTCGGCACTGTCCTCGTCACCGCCGAAGAGGTCGAACTGGCCCTCGGCCTCCTTGCGCTTGACCTGGACCACGTTGTCGATCATCGGCTCGTACTGGGCGGTGAGGCCCTTGCGGGTGTGGCCCAGGGTGTCGAAGGCACCCGCCTTGATCAGCGACTCCGTGGTGCGCTTGTTGCAGGCGACCGCCTCGACCTTGTCGAGGTAGTCGGGGAAGGAGCCGTACTTCCCCTTGGCCTTGCGGCTCCTGATGATCGACTCGACCACGTTGGTGCCGACGTTGCGCACGGCCCCCAGGCCGAAGAGGATCACGTCGTCGCCCTGGGCGGCGAAGTTGTGCACCGATTCGTTGACGTTGGGCGGGAGCACCTTGATGCCCATGCGCCGGCACTCGTTGAGGTAGACGGCCGACTTGTCCTTGTCGTCCTTGACCGAGGTGAGCAGCCCGGCCATGTACTCGGCGGGGTGGTTGGCCTTGAGGTAGGCGGTCCAGTACGAGACCAGGCCGTACGCGGCGGAGTGCGCCTTGTTGAACGCGTATCCGGCGAAGGGGACCAGCACGTCCCACAGGGCCTTGATGGCCTCGTCGCTGTAGCCGTTCTTCTGGGCGCCGGCCTGGAAGATGGTGAAGTTCTTGGCCAGTTCGTCGGGCTTCTTCTTGCCCATCACGCGGCGCAGGATGTCGGCCTCGCCGAGTGAGTAGCCGGCGATGATCTGGGCGGCCTTCTGCACCTGCTCCTGGTAGACGATCAGGCCGTAGGTGACGGCCAGGACCTCCTGGAGCGGCTCCTCCAGCTCCTTGTGGATCGGGGTGATCTCCTGGAGCTTGTTCTTGCGGAGCGCGTAGTTGGTGTGCGAGTCCATGCCCATCGGGCCGGGACGGTAGAGCGCGGAGACGGCGGAGATGTCCTCGAAGTTGTCGGGCTTCATCAGGCGCAGCAAGGAGCGCATGGGGCCGCCGTCGAACTGGAAGACGCCGAGGGTCTCGCCGCGCTGGAGCAGTTCGAAGGTCTTGGGGTCGTCGAGCGGCAGGGACAGCAGGTCGAGGTCGACGCCCTTGTTGGACTTCACCATCTTGACGGCGTCGTCCATGATCGTCAGGTTGCGCAGGCCGAGGAAGTCCATCTTCAGCAGGCCGAGCGACTCACACTGCGGGTAGTCCCACTGCGTGATGGTCACGCCGTCCGTGTGCCGCACCCAGATCGGGGCGTGGTCGACGATGGGCTCGCTGGACATGATGACGCCGGCCGCGTGCACACCCATCTGCCGGACCAGGCCCTCGACGCCCTTCGCGGTGTCGATGACCTTCTTGACGTCCGGTTCGTTCTCGTACATCGCGCGGATCTCGCCGGCCTCGCTGTAGCGCGGGTGCGAGGGGTCGGTGATGCCGTTGAGGTCGATGCCCTTGCCGAGGACGTCGGCGGGCATGGCCTTGGTGAGGCGGTCGCCCATCGCGTACGGGTAACCCAGCACGCGCGCGGAGTCCTTGATGGCGTTCTTCGCCTTGATCTTGCCGTAGGTGCCGATCATGGCGACCTTGTCGGCGCCGTACTTCTCCGTCACGTACCGGATCACCTCGACGCGCCGACGCTCGTCGAAGTCGATGTCGACATCGGGCATCGAGACGCGCTCGGGGTTGAGGAACCGCTCGAAGATCAGGCCGTGCGGGATCGGGTCGAGGTCGGTGATGCCCATGGCGTAGGCGACGATCGAGCCGGCCGCGGAGCCTCGGCCTGGGCCGACCGCGATGCCCTGGTTCTTGGCCCACATGATGAAGT
This is a stretch of genomic DNA from Streptomyces sp. NBC_00285. It encodes these proteins:
- a CDS encoding ABC transporter ATP-binding protein translates to MCAVRGLTKTYPAVRGRRGAPGTPEVRATDDVRLDIRRGEIFGLLGPNGAGKTTLVRQLTGLMRPDRGSVEILGHDIVRHPDRASRILAYLGQDSTALDELTVSLAAETTGRLRGLEARQARAERDAVLDELGLTPLAGRPLNKLSGGQRRLACLAAALVGARPLLVLDEPTTAMDPVARRAVWSAVDRRRAEHGTTVLLVTHNVIEAETVLDRVAVLDQGRVIACDTPSGLKEQVAGEVRVDLVWREAAPLHVPEVAALQDRAVASGRRWTLRLVPEEARAVVATVTGGAAFAALDDFTLTTPSLEDVYLALGGAARQGLVRA
- a CDS encoding NYN domain-containing protein; the protein is MDRCIVLVDAGYLLGAAASLLAGEPSRSRITVDHAALVQGLRDRAESDTERPLLRIYWFDGAPDRVPQPEHRRLRVMPRVTVRLGALTRSDGRWAQKGVDAAMHAELTELARNRACSDVVLVTGDGDLLPGMMAAKEHGVAVHLWAVQAADGDYNQSEDLVAEADERRVLDRTWITKAVRAKELGGVCAPSPVPRPEIAAILSAPLPESVPASERTAQESEHASAAPSENGTQERVPAPKGVPTPKDLAALRAPGAQVAQHPASATLRWSSDKGWVDRPGGAAEPPEVAAMPTLAQLTTAEQRWADREEDITTVGGDPFEVGQVFARRWMERLGDQGKLQHLSGMYPRVPHRIDGELLRYAARFGLLAHKDDQIDEHDRYAIRAGFWREIDVRTTAEHAPAGE
- the dnaE gene encoding DNA polymerase III subunit alpha, translated to MSKPPFTHLHVHTQYSLLDGAARLKDMFDACNEMGMTHIAMSDHGNLHGAYDFFHTAKKAGVTPIIGIEAYVAPESRRNKRKIQWGQPHQKRDDVSGSGGYTHKTMWAVNSTGLHNLFKLSSDAYAEGWLQKWPRMDKETISQWSEGIVASTGCPSGELQTRLRLGQYDEALKAASEYQDIFGKDRYFLELMDHGIEIEHRVRDGLLEIGKKLGIPPLVTNDSHYTYAHESVAHDALLCIQTGKNLSDPDRFRFDGTGYYLKSTDEMYAVDSSDAWQEGCANTLLVAEMVDTAGMFEARNLMPKFDIPEGYTEVSWFKEEVRLGMNRRFPGGVPDDRQKQVEYEMDVIIQMGFPGYFLVVADFIMWAKNQGIAVGPGRGSAAGSIVAYAMGITDLDPIPHGLIFERFLNPERVSMPDVDIDFDERRRVEVIRYVTEKYGADKVAMIGTYGKIKAKNAIKDSARVLGYPYAMGDRLTKAMPADVLGKGIDLNGITDPSHPRYSEAGEIRAMYENEPDVKKVIDTAKGVEGLVRQMGVHAAGVIMSSEPIVDHAPIWVRHTDGVTITQWDYPQCESLGLLKMDFLGLRNLTIMDDAVKMVKSNKGVDLDLLSLPLDDPKTFELLQRGETLGVFQFDGGPMRSLLRLMKPDNFEDISAVSALYRPGPMGMDSHTNYALRKNKLQEITPIHKELEEPLQEVLAVTYGLIVYQEQVQKAAQIIAGYSLGEADILRRVMGKKKPDELAKNFTIFQAGAQKNGYSDEAIKALWDVLVPFAGYAFNKAHSAAYGLVSYWTAYLKANHPAEYMAGLLTSVKDDKDKSAVYLNECRRMGIKVLPPNVNESVHNFAAQGDDVILFGLGAVRNVGTNVVESIIRSRKAKGKYGSFPDYLDKVEAVACNKRTTESLIKAGAFDTLGHTRKGLTAQYEPMIDNVVQVKRKEAEGQFDLFGGDEDSAEPGFGLDVQFTEDEWDKTYLLAQEREMLGLYVSDHPLFGLEHVLSDKADAGIAQLTGGEHSDGAVVTIGGIISGLQRKMTKQGNAWAIATVEDLAGSIECMFFPATYQLVSTQLVEDAVVFVKGRLDKREDVPRLVAMELQVPDLSNAGTNAPVIVTIPALKVTPPMVSRLGEILSHHKGESEVRIKLQGPSKTTVLRLDRHRVKADPALFGDLKVLLGPSCLAG